One window from the genome of [Mycobacterium] stephanolepidis encodes:
- the fadD2 gene encoding long-chain-fatty-acid--CoA ligase FadD2 — MSIIAERPLFSKLQTLAKRGGAELHYLRKVIEAGMLKLDPPNVLAAIVRDFYRFGEIGAVPGFGAHRSPARTAIIDDEGSITYAELNDAVNALAHGLNRLGIKGGDGVAILARNHRWFIIANYAAHRAGARVILLNTDFSGPQTKEVAEREGARVLIYDAEYAEFLDGYSPELGRIMALPTNPENPDQPASDDETIASVIKRNSTSAAPRPSKYSSLVILTSGTTGTPKGAPRKLALTLAPVGGMFSHVPFRSGEVTSVPAPMFHALGYLHQSLALTLGCTLILHRKFKPENVLSDIEKYRVTAVVVVPVMLNRILNAIDEAASKPDLSSLRIVFVSGSQLGGELASRALDTLGPVIYNLYGSTEVAFATIARPQDLAINPSTVGPVVKGATVKILDDEGKPVSQGIVGRIFVSNAIPFDGYTGGGHKQIIDGLMSSGDVGYFDEHGLLYVSGRDDEMIVSGGENVFPAEVEDLISGHPEVIEATALGVDDPDWGARLRAFVVRHPESTVDEDGIRAYVRDNLARYKVPRDVVFLDILPRNPSGKILKRQLRDLEV; from the coding sequence ATGTCGATCATCGCCGAACGGCCGCTCTTCTCGAAACTTCAGACTCTTGCGAAGCGCGGTGGCGCTGAGCTGCATTATCTCCGCAAGGTCATCGAGGCGGGCATGCTCAAACTCGATCCGCCCAACGTGCTCGCGGCGATCGTCCGCGACTTCTACCGGTTCGGGGAGATCGGTGCGGTACCGGGCTTCGGAGCGCACCGCAGCCCGGCTCGAACCGCCATCATCGACGACGAGGGCTCGATCACGTACGCCGAGCTCAACGACGCCGTCAACGCCCTGGCCCACGGCCTGAACCGCCTGGGTATCAAGGGCGGCGACGGAGTGGCGATCCTGGCGCGCAACCACCGCTGGTTCATCATCGCCAACTACGCCGCACACCGCGCCGGTGCCCGGGTGATCCTGCTCAACACCGATTTCTCTGGGCCGCAGACAAAGGAGGTCGCCGAGCGTGAAGGCGCCCGTGTCCTGATCTACGACGCGGAGTATGCCGAGTTCCTGGACGGATACAGTCCCGAGCTGGGCCGGATCATGGCATTGCCGACCAACCCGGAGAACCCGGATCAACCCGCCTCCGACGACGAGACCATCGCCTCGGTGATCAAGCGCAACAGCACCTCTGCTGCGCCGCGCCCCTCGAAGTACTCCTCGCTGGTGATCCTGACCAGTGGCACCACCGGCACGCCCAAGGGTGCGCCGCGCAAGCTGGCGCTGACCCTGGCGCCGGTCGGCGGCATGTTCTCGCATGTGCCGTTCCGCTCCGGCGAGGTGACATCGGTGCCCGCCCCGATGTTCCACGCCTTGGGATACCTGCATCAGAGCCTGGCGCTCACCCTGGGCTGCACTCTGATCCTGCATCGCAAGTTCAAGCCGGAGAACGTGCTCTCCGATATCGAGAAGTACCGGGTGACCGCCGTCGTGGTCGTTCCGGTGATGCTCAACCGCATCCTGAACGCCATCGATGAGGCCGCGAGCAAGCCCGACTTGTCTTCGCTGCGTATCGTTTTCGTGTCGGGATCGCAGTTGGGCGGCGAGCTGGCCTCCCGCGCGCTGGACACGCTGGGGCCGGTGATCTACAACCTCTACGGCTCCACCGAGGTCGCCTTCGCCACCATCGCGCGGCCCCAGGATCTGGCCATCAACCCGTCCACGGTGGGCCCCGTTGTCAAGGGCGCCACCGTGAAAATCCTTGACGACGAAGGAAAGCCGGTCTCGCAGGGCATCGTCGGACGGATCTTCGTGAGCAATGCGATCCCGTTCGATGGCTACACCGGCGGTGGGCACAAGCAGATCATCGACGGACTGATGTCCAGTGGTGACGTCGGCTACTTCGACGAGCACGGGCTGCTCTACGTCTCCGGACGCGATGACGAGATGATCGTCTCGGGCGGCGAGAACGTGTTCCCGGCGGAGGTTGAAGATCTCATCAGTGGACACCCGGAGGTCATCGAGGCCACCGCATTGGGGGTCGACGACCCGGACTGGGGCGCACGGTTGCGGGCGTTCGTGGTCCGCCACCCCGAATCGACGGTGGACGAGGACGGCATCCGCGCGTACGTGCGCGATAACCTGGCACGGTACAAGGTGCCACGTGACGTTGTCTTCCTGGATATCTTGCCGCGCAACCCCTCCGGCAAGATCCTCAAGCGCCAGCTGCGCGACTTGGAGGTGTAG
- a CDS encoding DNA polymerase domain-containing protein, translated as MLQVAGREVTITHPDKMVFPPGEDTAGITKGDLVHYYLDVAEGALRGVRDRPMILKRFVKGIAQEAVFQKRVPEKRPDWIASAELHYARGTSAREAVVTDAASLAWVLNLGCVDLNPHPVRADDLDHPDELRIDLDPVPGVPWSQILDVAFVVREVLEDHGLTAWPKTSGSRGFHIYAPIAPRWAFRELRLAAETVAREVERRAPELATSRWWKEERHGVFVDFNQNAKDRTVASAYSVRATPDARVSTPLRWDEVARCRPSEFTLHTVRERFTEIGDPWRDMDVERQAGTGALDQLLELAAELGPAEKAPKGASRDGRRQSIMPLVEVARTKTKPEAEAAFGVWRDKYPEVAKLLEPQDILIDGMRGPSSIWYRVRVNLVHVPEAQRPVQEELIADYSPWG; from the coding sequence GTGCTGCAGGTCGCGGGGCGCGAGGTCACCATCACGCACCCCGACAAGATGGTCTTTCCACCGGGTGAGGACACAGCGGGCATCACCAAGGGCGACCTGGTGCACTACTACCTGGATGTCGCCGAGGGGGCGCTACGCGGAGTGCGCGACCGGCCGATGATTCTGAAGCGGTTCGTCAAGGGCATCGCGCAGGAGGCGGTGTTCCAGAAACGGGTGCCCGAGAAGCGGCCGGACTGGATCGCCTCCGCGGAGCTGCACTACGCGCGCGGTACCTCCGCCCGAGAGGCTGTTGTCACCGATGCGGCGTCGTTGGCGTGGGTGCTCAATCTGGGATGCGTCGATCTCAATCCACACCCGGTGCGTGCGGACGACCTGGATCATCCCGACGAGCTGCGCATTGATCTGGACCCTGTCCCGGGGGTGCCGTGGAGCCAGATCCTCGATGTCGCGTTCGTCGTGCGCGAGGTTCTTGAAGACCACGGGCTGACGGCATGGCCGAAGACGTCTGGCTCGCGCGGCTTTCATATCTACGCGCCCATCGCGCCGCGATGGGCGTTCCGGGAGCTGCGCCTGGCCGCCGAGACGGTGGCCCGCGAGGTGGAGCGCCGCGCCCCGGAGCTGGCGACCAGCCGGTGGTGGAAGGAGGAACGCCACGGGGTGTTCGTCGACTTCAACCAGAACGCCAAGGACCGCACGGTGGCCTCGGCGTACTCAGTGCGTGCGACCCCCGATGCCCGGGTGTCGACGCCGCTGCGCTGGGACGAGGTCGCGCGTTGCCGCCCTTCGGAGTTCACCCTGCACACCGTGCGTGAACGATTCACCGAGATCGGCGATCCGTGGCGGGACATGGACGTGGAAAGGCAAGCCGGCACCGGGGCGTTGGATCAGCTACTGGAGTTGGCCGCCGAACTGGGCCCTGCCGAAAAGGCCCCGAAAGGCGCTTCCCGCGACGGTCGGCGTCAGTCGATCATGCCGCTGGTCGAGGTTGCGCGAACCAAGACCAAGCCGGAGGCTGAGGCCGCGTTCGGCGTGTGGCGGGACAAATATCCAGAAGTAGCTAAATTACTTGAACCGCAAGACATTCTGATTGACGGAATGCGCGGCCCCAGCTCGATCTGGTATCGGGTGCGAGTCAACCTGGTGCACGTGCCGGAGGCGCAGCGGCCCGTGCAGGAGGAGCTGATCGCCGACTACTCGCCGTGGGGCTAG